GTTGACGGCGTTGGTCACGTCCCAAGCCGTCATTAACTTGGGAATGGAAATGGGATTGCTCCCCGTCGTCGGCGTGACGCTGCCGCTGTTCAGTTACGGCGGCACCTCCCTCATCACGACGCTTTTCGCCGTCGGTCTCCTGCTGAACATCAGCATGCGCAGATATATGTTTTAGAACCGGAGATTACGGCGTGCACTGAAACACGTCGCCCGTGGTGCCGCCGCTCACTTGGCGAACGCGATTGTTTAGCGAATCAGCAATGAAGAAACCTCCCAAACCGTCGAACGCGACTCGCCGCGGGAAGTTCAGTTTGGCGTCTTTCGGCGGGCCTCCGTCCCCGCTGAACCCGGCGATCCCCGTTCCGGCCACGGTGTCGATGGTCCCATCCGTATTGACCTGGCGGACTCGGTGATTCCGGCCATCCGCGATTAATATTTTCCCGTCCGCGTTCATGATGGCTTGACAAGGTTGCCACAATTTTGCCGATGTTGCGGACCCTCCATCCCCGCTAAATCCAAAAGCGCCGGTTCCGGCAACCGTGGAAATGATTCCATTCCGATCTACTTTTCGAATGCGGCTGTCCGATCGGTCGGCGATAAGAACCTCGCCGTTGGGCGTAACGCTGACGTCTTCGGGGCCCAAAAGCCTTGCCGTAGATGCGGGAATGCCGTCATTGTTGATCGATCCCCCTGCAAAATGGTGAATGATCCCTTGCTCATCGATCACTCGTACGCGCTCATTGTTCATATCCGCGACGTAGATCTTGCCCCGGTTGCTGACGGCGATCCCGGTCGGCAAGAAGAAGGTCGCCAATGTGGCCGGCCCTTCGTCTCCTCCGTTTCCACCGCCTCCGGTTCCAGCCACGGTGGTTATGATGCCATTAGAATCCACTTTCCGAATCTTTCGACCCGAGGTATCCAAGATATAGACCGACTCGTTGGGACCGAATTCAACATCTTGGGTGTTCACGAACTGTGCGTTCGCAGCGGGACCGCCATCGCCACTCGTTCCCGAGGTTCCCGTTCCCGCAGATGTGGAGATCATGGCGCTCGCGTCCACGCGCCGCACCCTCCGGTGGCTGCTGTCTCCGATATAGAGGATGCCATCGGCATCCGCGTTGATTCCCAGCGGCAACGAAAGCGATGCTTGCGGCGCCGGCTGTCCGTCGCCGTCAAAGACCGTCGTGCCGTCCCCCGCCCAAGTGCTGATGGTGGCGGGTCCACCCTCCGTCCGTTGAACAACCACTGCGGATGACATAGCCGTATTTCCCGCGAGGTCCGTCGCCGTAGCGATAAATGTGTTGTTTCCAGGAATTAAGGCGATCTGATCCACATGGAAGGTGTTTCCGATCAACGCCGCAAGCGTCCCGTTGACGGTGACGAACGCGACGCCGAAATGGTCCTGAACGTTACCTACAATGGAAGTGGCCGCGCTCGAGGTTTGGGTTCCAGTTGGAGGGCATAAGATCGCCACGTCGGGCATCGTCAGATCCACGAAAACGGTAACCGGCGCTGATTGCGCGCTATTCCCCGCGGCGTCCGTGGCCGTTGCGACAAGGGAATACTCCCCTCCCGGCAATGACAGATCGACCGAAAAGTCCTCTCCCTGCAAAAGGGCGGCTGCGCCCTGCACCGTAACCGAACTGACGCCGTTTTCATCTCGGGCCGTCCCCGCCACGTGGATCGTGGATTGATTTGTCAGCAGACCGTTAGGGGGCTGAACGATCGAGATCGACGGAGGCGTGGTGTCGATTCGGACCGAACCGAGTTCGCCGCTCACTTGATCCTTCACGTTGCGCTGTCCGCTGGACGAGACGAGGACTTTGCGAACCGTGTACGTAAGATGAAAGTCCCCTTCCCCTAAAGAAAAGCCTTTGGAATCTCGACCGTCCCACAAAATTTCAAGCGGGATCGACACCCAGTCGTTCCCTCGCTTTGTGAACGGGACGGCCTCCTCAAAAAAGAGCCACGAGGTTCCACCCGGCGTATCAATTCCGATCTCTCCCTCAATCGACGAGGCCGATTTGCCGTTTCCCGAACTGCCGTCGGTACCCAGCGCCTGAACCGTCAGGTGAATGACCGTTTCGTCGAGAACGTCGTCTCCATTCGGGCTGAAAAGGACAGGGCCAACTTCCGCACTTTCGACGCGGAGTTTATCCACCATGTTATACGCGTGGTCGTTTTCGGCGATTCCAGCCGAAGAATCCAACACCACGCAGGTCGCCAACACGATCCAAAGAATTTGTATTCGCATGAACAACCCCCCTCCTCTCTGTCCGCATAGGCAGCGGTCAGAGCATCCCGATATATTGGACCCTTCTGACGCGATGTTCTAGATGGCCTCCCGTTTACGGATTCGGTCTGGCCTTGCCGTCGGGGTCGACAACAGGAGTTACGTTTCGTTGACGGCAGGTGCGAGGGTTAGGTTAGAGGTATGAGCCGGGCGTAAGTGAACTGGCCCTTACAGTCCTTTCTTGACGAGAGTTTCCAGCTGCGGTCGCGGGACGGCTCCGACGACCTGGTCCACGACTTCGCCGTTTTTAAACAAAATGAGCGTGGGGATCCCGCGTATTCCGTACTGCATCGGAGTCGAAGGATTATCGTCGATATTCAGTTTCCGGAAATTCACCTGTTCACCGTACTGATTCGAGAGTTCTTCCACGAGCGGAGCGATCGCGCGGCAAGGAGCGCACCATTCGGCCCAAAAATCGACCAGCGTCGGTTTATCCGAATTCAAGACATCGGTTTGGAAACTTTGATCCGTCACCGCCTGCACCGTTCCGTCTTTTGCCATACCGTCCAACCTCCAACGACAAGTTATTGAAATTAAACTGAAACTACCTTCTTTCCCCAAAGGGTTCGGGGAACGCTAGAAGAAGTTCTCCGACGTGTCAACGGAACGGAGCGCTTCGTGGAAGCAGTGGCTTTGCTATGATACGGTTCCGCGCCCAAATTACGAATATGTCGACGCAGGCCCAATCGGTTGGATCGCTTCAAGAAACTCCGCTCGTAAAGCTGCTCCAGTGGATCGCGGACAACGCTTTTTCGGGAGTCCTGGTCTTGGCCCGGGACGAGGTCAAAAAGTCTTTCATTTTTGAACAAGGCAAGCCGGTGGCGGCTCGGTCGAACATCATGCAAGAGACCTTGGGGCAGATTTTGGTCCGCGAGGGACGTTTGACGGAGGCGCAGCTGACAAAATCGCTCGCGATGATTAAGGGAAGGGAGGCTGTTCACCAGGGGGAGGCGTTTCTTCAGATGGGCTTGATCGATCGCGCCTTACTCAACGAATCTCTCCACCAGCAACTGTTGCTCCGAATTCACGAAGTCTTTCTGTGGGCCGACGGCCGTTACGGCCTGATTCCGTCCATCCCCGAAGACACGGCGAAAATCGCGGTCGAAGAGAATCTATTGGAGATTTCTTTCCGAGGCCTCATACGAAAATACAAAGGCTCCAAGGAACCCGCGGCGGTCGATCCGAACGCGAAGCCCATGGTGGTCGGCGGCCACAACATCGACGTAGCGAAGCTTCGATTGGTGGGAAGAGAAATGGGATTCTTACGCGCGATCACCGGCGTAGCGGCGTTCAAAGACATCTTGGCAAAATCCCGGATAGAAGAGCCGGTCGCAAAAGCGATGCTCTTAGCCTTTCGCGATCTTGGAATGGTCCGTTTAAGCGATCAAGACAGCCGGGACTACGATTCAACGCAGCGCCGGTTTACCGTCCGCACGGCCGAGGCTCCCAAAGCGTCGCAACCCGCCTCGGCAAGCGCCGCGGCGAAGGCGTCAAATGAACTCGCGGCCGAGATCGCCAAAAGATTAGAGGCCAGCGCAAAGCAGACGTACTTTGAATTATTCGGCCAGGGGCAAAAAGCCACGACGGCGGAGATCAAAAAAGCGTATTTCGACCTCGCCAAAATCTTCCATCCAGACCGCCTCCCCGCGTCCACCACGAAAGAGGACAAAAAGCTGGCCGAGTCGCTCTTCGCCAAGCTTTCGGAGGCGCATAACGTTCTCTCGAACGACAACTCCCGGAAGGAGTACGAGGCTACTTTGCAACTCCAGGCGAGCGGTGTGGACGCTCAGAAAGCGAACGACATCATCCAGTCCGAGATTGAATTCCAGAAGGGGCAGATCCTGATCAAGAAGGGCGACTTCCCAGCTGCGATCGCATCTCTGCGGGAAGCGGTCAAACTTTACGAAAAAGAGCCCGAGTACCTCGTTTACCTGGGATGGGCCCTCTATCGCCAGGCTTCGAAGTCGAGGAACGCGAAGGAAGTTCAAGAAGGAAGAGCGTTGCTGGAAAAGGGTCTGAAGATGAACGGCCAATTGGTTCAGGGCTATTTTTTTCTCGGAATGATGGCCAAGAGCGAAGGTGACCTCGGCCGGGCGAAACAGCTCTATCAGAAAGTGGTCGATTTGCAGCCGAAACATCAGGAGGCCAACTCCGAACTGCGGCTCATGAACATGAGGGACACCAAACAGCAGAGCGGGGGACTCAAAGGGATATTCCGAAAAAGGGAGTAGGGAGGAACGTTCATGTTGTACGCGGAGCTGTTCGGCATCGTTTTTTATGCCCTGGCTGCCGGTTTGCTGTTTTCCGGACTCTTGTTCCGCATCCGGAGATTCGACCGGTCGGCTTTGTTGGCTCTGGCAACAGGATTTATCCTTCAAACAGCGGCTTTGGTCTGGCGGGCCGTGCAGGCTACAGGGGAAGGAAACTTGCCCCTGGCCGGCCCGTCGAATGCCTTTGCGCTTTTGGCGTGGGCATTGGTGGTTCTCGCGCTCTTGGTGAAACTTTGGCTTCATCTGGAAGCGATCGCGGCGTTTCTTTTGCCCGTGGCGATCTTTTGTTCCGCCGTTTCGCTTTTTCTCCCGGAAAAAGCGGTGCATGCCACCAACGCCGCGCGGGGATTCCTGTTCCCGTTCCACGTGGCCGTGCTTTTCGTCGGCATGGGAAGTTTTTGCGTCGCCTTTCTCGCGTCGCTTATTTACCTGATCGAAAAACGGGAACTTAAGGCCAAGAAATTAGGTCGCATCGTGGCAATGCTGCCGCCTCTGGAAAGTTTGGATCGCCTGGCCGTCCGCTCCCTTGTCGCCGGGGTGTTCTTTTTAACGCTCGGAATCGGAACAGGCATCTACCTTGCTCATTTCGTCTGGGCCGAGGACTGGGTGCGCGACCCGAAAGTGCTCTTTTCTCTCGTGACCTGGGGGTGGTACCTGCTCCTGCTGGCCGTCCGATTTTCCGCAGGATGGAAGGGGGGACGATTTTTCGCGCTGATCTCCATCGGATTCGCCTTTCTGGTGGTGACTTTTTTAGGCGTGACGTTTTTCTTTCCGACGCCGCCGACACAGGTCTTGTCCGGTTCGCATTTTTTCCGAGGAGGCGGGGGCTCATGGACTTAGTTGTATTGGGGCTGAATCACAAGACCGCGCCGCTGGAAGTGCGCGAGCAGCTCGACTTCTCGAAACACCCGAAGGACGTTTATTTGAAGAAACTGGCCGACCGCCAGTCGATCAGTTCGGGGATGGTGCTCTCGACGTGTAACCGCGTTGAAATATATGCAGCGGGAGAGGGGGAGGCCGAGCTCCTGGTGGACGTTGAACAGTTTCTGGGCGAGT
This region of Bdellovibrionota bacterium genomic DNA includes:
- the trxA gene encoding thioredoxin → MAKDGTVQAVTDQSFQTDVLNSDKPTLVDFWAEWCAPCRAIAPLVEELSNQYGEQVNFRKLNIDDNPSTPMQYGIRGIPTLILFKNGEVVDQVVGAVPRPQLETLVKKGL
- a CDS encoding DUF4388 domain-containing protein, whose translation is MIRFRAQITNMSTQAQSVGSLQETPLVKLLQWIADNAFSGVLVLARDEVKKSFIFEQGKPVAARSNIMQETLGQILVREGRLTEAQLTKSLAMIKGREAVHQGEAFLQMGLIDRALLNESLHQQLLLRIHEVFLWADGRYGLIPSIPEDTAKIAVEENLLEISFRGLIRKYKGSKEPAAVDPNAKPMVVGGHNIDVAKLRLVGREMGFLRAITGVAAFKDILAKSRIEEPVAKAMLLAFRDLGMVRLSDQDSRDYDSTQRRFTVRTAEAPKASQPASASAAAKASNELAAEIAKRLEASAKQTYFELFGQGQKATTAEIKKAYFDLAKIFHPDRLPASTTKEDKKLAESLFAKLSEAHNVLSNDNSRKEYEATLQLQASGVDAQKANDIIQSEIEFQKGQILIKKGDFPAAIASLREAVKLYEKEPEYLVYLGWALYRQASKSRNAKEVQEGRALLEKGLKMNGQLVQGYFFLGMMAKSEGDLGRAKQLYQKVVDLQPKHQEANSELRLMNMRDTKQQSGGLKGIFRKRE
- the ccsA gene encoding cytochrome c biogenesis protein CcsA yields the protein MLYAELFGIVFYALAAGLLFSGLLFRIRRFDRSALLALATGFILQTAALVWRAVQATGEGNLPLAGPSNAFALLAWALVVLALLVKLWLHLEAIAAFLLPVAIFCSAVSLFLPEKAVHATNAARGFLFPFHVAVLFVGMGSFCVAFLASLIYLIEKRELKAKKLGRIVAMLPPLESLDRLAVRSLVAGVFFLTLGIGTGIYLAHFVWAEDWVRDPKVLFSLVTWGWYLLLLAVRFSAGWKGGRFFALISIGFAFLVVTFLGVTFFFPTPPTQVLSGSHFFRGGGGSWT